A region from the Medicago truncatula cultivar Jemalong A17 chromosome 6, MtrunA17r5.0-ANR, whole genome shotgun sequence genome encodes:
- the LOC25495973 gene encoding heat shock 70 kDa protein 18, translating to MTVKSEKVAIGIDLGTTYSCVAVWKNDKVEIIVNDQGNRTTPSYVAFTDSQRMIGDAASNMAASNPTNTVFDAKRLIGRKFCDSIVQSDMKSWPFKVIGNLNDKPMIVVNYKDEEKHFAAEEISSMVLAKMAEIAEVYLGSTVKDVVITVPAYFNDSQRQSTQDAGVIAGLNVMRIINEPSAAAIAYGLDMKPFNHGCKHVFIFDLGGGTLDVSILTFEKGAINVKAIAGDTHLGGQDFDNTMVNHFVNEFSRKYKIDISGDPRALRRLKSACEKAKRILSSNITTTIQIESLNQGIDFYSSISRAKFEELNKNHFDKCMEIVEKCIIDSGMDKSSIHDVVLVGGSTRIVKVQQMVSDFFGGKLLCKSINVDEAVAYGAAVHASILSGECSEKDLQLSEVIPLSLGLETHGGIMNTIIPRNTKIPAKMEHVFTTHLHNQMNILIHVYEGERKITRENNLLGKFVLEIPPAPAGVPQIKISFQIDDDGILDVCSTEKSLGVNKKVKIISDKGRLSKEDIERKIKEAEKYKDEDKRYMKKVEARVVLETYAYNMRNAINDKDISLMLSSKEKEKINNALDLVFTWLDVNVIAEQEQFEYYTSILSSVFDAVIVKKINDERHGVQEGIMVGNAVKNKKNHWKQTLLKYSFIIVHAAATTNITGLASQLIVDFVKKD from the exons ATGACAGTAAAAAGTGAGAAAGTTGCAATAGGAATCGACCTAGGAACAACCTATTCTTGTGTTGCTGTATGGAAGAATGATAAGGTAGAGATAATAGTGAACGACCAAGGGAATAGAACAACACCTTCTTATGTTGCCTTCACTGACTCTCAAAGAATGATTGGTGATGCTGCTTCCAATATGGCTGCATCCAACCCAACCAACACTGTTTTTG aTGCAAAGAGGCTAATTGGTAGGAAGTTTTGCGACTCAATCGTACAAAGTGATATGAAGTCGTGGCCCTTCAAAGTAATTGGCAACCTCAATGACAAACCCATGATTGTTGTTAACTATAAAGACGAGGAAAAGCATTTTGCTGCTGAAGAAATCTCATCGATGGTATTGGCAAAAATGGCCGAGATAGCTGAAGTTTACCTTGGATCAACAGTGAAGGATGTTGTTATAACTGTGCCTGCTTACTTTAATGACTCACAACGCCAGTCCACCCAAGATGCGGGTGTTATTGCTGGCCTCAATGTTATGCGAATAATCAATGAGCCTTCTGCAGCTGCAATTGCATATGGTCTTGACATGAAACCTTTTAATCATGGATGTAaacatgttttcatttttgattTAGGAGGTGGTACTTTGGACGTGTCCATTCTCACATTTGAGAAAGGTGCTATCAATGTTAAGGCGATTGCAGGAGACACTCACCTTGGGGGACAAGACTTTGATAATACAATGGTGAACCATTTTGTGAATGAGTTCTCGAGGAAGTATAAAATCGACATTAGTGGAGATCCAAGAGCCCTTAGGAGGTTGAAGTCTGCTTGCGAGAAAGCAAAAAGGATACTTTCTTCCAATATTACAACCACCATTCAGATAGAGAGTTTAAATCAAGGTATAGATTTCTACTCATCGATTAGTCGTGCAAAGTTTGAGGAACTCAACAAGAATCACTTCGACAAGTGCATGGAGATTGTGGAAAAGTGTATAATTGATAGTGGGATGGACAAGAGTAGCATTCATGATGTTGTCCTTGTTGGTGGCTCTACCAGGATTGTAAAAGTGCAACAAATGGTGAGTGATTTCTTCGGGGGGAAGCTTTTATGCAAAAGCATCAATGTCGATGAGGCGGTGGCATATGGCGCTGCTGTCCATGCTTCTATATTGAGTGGTGAGTGTAGTGAGAAAGATTTACAATTGTCGGAGGTCATTCCTTTGTCCCTTGGATTGGAGACTCATGGGGGGATTATGAACACAATAATCCCTAGGAATACCAAAATTCCTGCCAAAATGGAACATGTATTCACCACACATTTGCACAACCAAATGAATATTCTAATTCATGTTTATGAAGGTGAGAGGAAAATAACTAGGGAAAACAACTTGCTTGGAAAATTTGTTTTGGAAATTCCTCCGGCTCCGGCAGGTGTTCCTCAGATTAAAATCAGCTTCCAAATCGATGATGATGGCATCTTAGACGTTTGTAGCACGGAAAAGTCCCTTGGAGTTAATAAGAAggttaaaataataagtgacaaggGAAGGTTGTCAAAGGAGGATATTGAGAGGAAGATCAAAGAAGCTGAGAAGTACAAAGATGAAGACAAGAGGTATATGAAGAAGGTAGAAGCGAGAGTTGTACTAGAGACGTATGCATACAACATGAGGAATGCTATAAATGATAAGGATATTAGTTTGATGCTTTcgtcaaaagaaaaggaaaagatcAATAATGCACTTGATTTGGTCTTTACGTGGCTCGATGTTAACGTGATTGCGGAACAAGAACAATTTGAGTATTATACGAGCATTCTTTCAAGTGTATTTGATGCAGTTATAGTGAAGAAGATAAATGATGAGAGGCATGGTGTGCAAGAGGGTATTATGGTTGGGAATGCAGTAAAGAATAAAAAGAATCATTGGAAACAAACTTTACTAAAATATTCTTTCATTATAGTCCATGCAGCTGCAACAACTAACATCACCGGGCTAGCCTCTCAACTCATTGTTGACTTtgtaaaaaaagattaa
- the LOC112422521 gene encoding uncharacterized protein isoform X2, producing the protein MECFHWLKKKTKGKKAMMALKLDMAKAYDKMEWGFIEKALLATGFPQQFTSTIMKCISTVSYQFLINGQPRNIISKRGIRQDDSLLFSRANQKEADTIKHVLHSYQIASGQTVSLEKSEVSYSRNMSEIEKNMICDRIDVKVVTSHSTYLGLPVIFGRSKKEIFSFVKDRVWKKIKGWKEKCLSRAGKETLIKAVAQAIPTYTMSCYKFPVWCCDDIEAMLAKF; encoded by the exons ATGGAGtgttttcattggttaaaaaagAAGACAAAAGGGAAGAAGGCTATGATGGCCTTAAAGCTTGACATGGCTAAAGCATACGACAAGATGGAATGGGGTTTCATAGAAAAAGCTCTTTTGGCAACTGGTTTTCCTCAACAGTTTACTTCTACAATTATGAAATGCATATCCACAGTGTCCTATCAATTCCTTATCAACGGGCAGCCCAGAAACATCATCTCGAAAAGAGGAATCCGCCAAG ATGATAGTCTCCTATTTTCCAGAGCTAATCAGAAGGAAGCAGACACAATCAAACATGTCCTTCATTCATACCAAATTGCTTCGGGTCAGACGGTAAGCTTGGAAAAATCTGAAGTGTCATATAGCCGAAATATGTctgaaattgagaaaaatatgATCTGTGATAGGATTGATGTAAAGGTTGTGACATCTCATTCAACATACCTTggtttacctgtgatttttgGTAGATCAAAAAAAGAGATTTTCTCTTTTGTCAAGGATCGGGTTTGGAAAAAGATTAAGGGATGGAAAGAAAAATGTCTCTCTAGAGCTGGTAAGGAAACTCTTATtaaagctgttgcccaagcgaTTCCAACATACACTATGAGTTGTTATAAATTCCCGGTTTGGTGTTGTGATGATATTGAAGCAATGTTAGCCAAATTCTAG
- the LOC25495975 gene encoding heat shock cognate 70 kDa protein, whose translation MGEIAEAYLGSTVKDVVIIVPTYFNVSQRGGTLDVSILTFEIGAINVKAIAGDTHLRGQDFDNTMVNHFVKEFSRKYKIDISGDPRALRRLNSACEKAKRILSSNTTTTIEIESLNQGIDFYSSISRAKFEELNKNHFDKCMEIVEKCIIDSGMDKSSIHDVVLVGGSTRIVKVQQMVSDFFGGEAFMQKHQCR comes from the exons ATGGGCGAGATTGCTGAAGCTTACCTTGGATCAACAGTGAAGGATGTTGTTATAATTGTGCCTACATACTTTAATGTTTCACAAC gtGGTGGTACTTTGGACGTGTCTATTCTCACATTTGAGATTGGTGCTATCAATGTTAAGGCGATTGCAGGAGACACTCACCTTCGGGGACAAGACTTTGATAATACAATGGTGAACCATTTTGTGAAAGAGTTCTCGAGGAAGTATAAAATCGACATTAGTGGAGATCCAAGAGCCCTTAGGAGGTTGAACTCTGCTTGCGAGAAAGCAAAAAGGATACTTTCTTCCAATACTACGACCACCATTGAGATAGAGAGTTTAAATCAAGGAATAGATTTCTACTCATCGATTAGTCGCGCAAAGTTTGAGGAACTCAACAAGAATCACTTCGACAAGTGCATGGAGATTGTAGAAAAGTGTATAATTGATAGTGGGATGGACAAGAGTAGCATTCATGATGTTGTCCTTGTTGGTGGCTCTACTAGGATTGTAAAAGTGCAACAAATGGTGAGTGATTTCTTCGGGGGGGAAGCTTTTATGCAAAAGCATCAATGTCGATGA
- the LOC112422521 gene encoding uncharacterized protein isoform X1: protein MKAPPSVQNFLWRLAKDILPTRSRLRRKGVLNDTICPLCFEEEETPEHLFMCCRFSQQTCFSLTLGLHVPSHCCLKLWMSDWLNKKDHLAAQIFGITLWKIWQGRNQLLFQHQQFNPIQIVLSAVDFIYEFNAANITVAAVSRVINSPASWSPPPSGALQLNVDAACFKDESVGSGMVIRDNRGAVEFAATKLEKRQLSPNLAEALALRWCLQWILTTNQEGKFIIESDSEVTVNCLKGRNLLADVDNVIFVVIFSLSFPIVM, encoded by the coding sequence ATGAAAGCTCCTCCTAGTGTTCAGAATTTTCTCTGGAGGTTGGCCAAAGACATTCTACCAACAAGGAGCAGATTGCGAAGAAAAGGTGTGCTTAATGATACTATTTGCCCCCTCTGTTTTGAAGAGGAGGAAACTCCAGAACACCTGTTTATGTGTTGCAGATTTTCCCAACAAACATGTTTCTCTTTAACTCTAGGCCTTCATGTTCCATCCCATTGTTGTTTAAAATTATGGATGTCTGATTGGTTAAATAAGAAAGATCACCTAGCTGCGCAGATTTTTGGCATTACTCTATGGAAGATATGGCAAGGAAGGAACCAATTACTATTTCAACATCAGCAATTTAACCCGATCCAAATAGTGTTGTCTGCTGTGGATTTCATCTATGAGTTTAATGCTGCTAACATCACAGTAGCAGCTGTTAGCCGGGTGATTAATTCCCCTGCTAGCTGGTCTCCTCCCCCATCGGGTGCGTTACAATTGAATGTGGATGCTGCATGTTTCAAGGACGAATCTGTTGGGTCCGGAATGGTGATTAGGGACAATAGAGGTGCAGTGGAATTTGCGGCAACAAAGTTGGAAAAGAGGCAATTGTCTCCTAACCTGGCTGAGGCTTTAGCGCTTAGATGGTGTCTCCAGTGGATCCTAACAACAAACCAAGAGGGTAAATTCATCATTGAATCGGACTCAGAAGTAACAGTGAACTGCCTCAAAGGTCGTAACCTTTTAGCTGATGTAgataatgttatttttgtagTGATATTCTCTCTAAGCTTCCCAATTGTAATGTAG